One genomic region from Pyrobaculum islandicum DSM 4184 encodes:
- the udg gene encoding type-4 uracil-DNA glycosylase has translation MDLEDLNEKIKRCTRCPLHLYRKNAVPGEGSLKLGIMIVGEAPGASEDEEGRPFVGVAGQLLTKTLAKLGISRDDVYITNVVKCRPPGNRTPTREEIEACLPYLLQQIVILKPKRIVALGLISGKTLLKLVGREVDKIGNVRGKCFRGQVAGVNLEICLTYHPAAVLRNPHLREVFENDLATFFGGGLPPLNK, from the coding sequence GTGGACTTGGAGGATCTAAACGAGAAAATTAAGAGGTGCACAAGATGTCCACTACATCTATACAGGAAAAATGCCGTACCTGGCGAGGGGTCTCTAAAACTTGGTATAATGATCGTGGGAGAGGCCCCTGGGGCTTCTGAAGATGAGGAGGGGAGGCCGTTTGTAGGAGTAGCTGGACAGCTACTTACAAAAACACTTGCCAAACTTGGCATCTCAAGAGACGATGTGTATATAACAAATGTCGTAAAATGTAGGCCCCCCGGCAATAGAACTCCTACAAGAGAGGAGATAGAAGCTTGTCTTCCCTACCTTCTACAACAGATAGTGATTTTGAAACCAAAGAGAATTGTTGCGCTAGGTTTAATCAGCGGGAAGACACTCCTAAAGCTTGTAGGGAGAGAGGTAGACAAAATTGGCAATGTAAGAGGGAAATGCTTCCGGGGACAAGTGGCTGGAGTAAATCTAGAGATATGTTTAACATATCATCCAGCAGCTGTGTTGAGAAACCCCCATCTTAGGGAAGTTTTTGAAAACGACTTAGCGACGTTTTTTGGCGGCGGTTTGCCGCCTTTAAACAAATAA
- a CDS encoding helix-turn-helix transcriptional regulator has product MLILVLLILQVFTVLFAVYTGRAKLKKLVENRQNDISTNVDPTTSELSDIDKAILRLLVERQGAVYQSEIARELGLPKSTVHKALRRLSEAGYVEIQRRGRFNLVVLKRVTSEVSVV; this is encoded by the coding sequence ATGCTAATACTCGTATTACTTATACTTCAAGTTTTTACGGTTCTCTTTGCCGTATATACCGGTAGAGCTAAGCTTAAGAAATTGGTTGAGAACAGACAAAATGATATTTCGACCAACGTAGACCCTACGACTAGTGAGTTATCAGATATCGATAAGGCAATCTTAAGACTGTTAGTAGAGCGACAAGGCGCGGTATATCAGAGCGAGATAGCGAGAGAACTTGGGCTTCCCAAAAGCACTGTACATAAGGCTCTACGTAGGCTCAGCGAGGCTGGATATGTAGAGATACAAAGGAGGGGCCGTTTTAACCTCGTCGTTTTAAAAAGGGTTACTTCAGAGGTCTCAGTAGTTTAA
- a CDS encoding NAD(P)/FAD-dependent oxidoreductase has translation MNIAVIGAGPAGLSFASKYGDADVFEEHKEVGLPRHCTGLVSGSAARRVGIPNSLILNQYRELTVTDLEGRRIYFKMRDSVLLVDRPGLEQWLAEGVRKLYLGKRVVNISKNYIYTSDGSKHGPYDYIVLAEGSARRFARAYGHVVRLPGLQVDVKSSIDIHGIIVVYNQKLSKAYFSWIVELDKGVFRVGLADVCCTVEKLNKLVKLINGQPIDKPFGGGVLAGPPLKRLITGRVTLVGDAAGFVKPLSGGGITLAIYSSQMAAKAIARGTPTLYEDDTLLLRLRLRTAFLAFRILYGWRFVERAIHLLNGGEYVAVDYDDHIKTLLAAALTDPRSIRVVKELLRYLASNRNIFHLF, from the coding sequence GTGAATATAGCAGTGATAGGCGCAGGTCCGGCCGGCCTTTCTTTTGCATCTAAATACGGCGATGCCGATGTATTTGAGGAACATAAAGAAGTAGGCCTTCCACGTCATTGTACAGGTCTTGTAAGTGGTTCTGCCGCTAGAAGGGTTGGCATACCCAACAGTCTCATTCTAAACCAATATAGAGAATTAACAGTCACAGATTTGGAAGGTCGGCGTATCTATTTCAAAATGAGAGATTCGGTACTTCTAGTCGACAGACCTGGATTAGAACAGTGGCTTGCAGAAGGAGTACGCAAATTATATTTAGGTAAAAGAGTCGTTAACATAAGCAAAAATTACATATACACATCCGACGGATCTAAACACGGCCCTTACGACTACATCGTGTTGGCTGAAGGCTCTGCTAGAAGGTTTGCACGTGCATACGGCCATGTCGTAAGATTACCCGGCCTCCAGGTCGACGTCAAAAGCAGTATTGACATACACGGCATTATTGTTGTGTATAATCAGAAACTATCTAAGGCTTACTTCTCTTGGATAGTTGAACTAGACAAGGGCGTCTTCAGGGTGGGACTTGCCGACGTCTGTTGCACAGTTGAGAAATTAAACAAGCTGGTTAAACTTATCAACGGACAACCCATCGACAAACCATTTGGCGGAGGGGTTCTAGCAGGCCCCCCATTGAAACGTTTAATAACTGGCCGTGTGACATTGGTAGGAGACGCCGCAGGTTTTGTCAAACCACTTAGCGGCGGCGGTATTACACTCGCCATTTATAGTAGCCAAATGGCAGCTAAAGCTATAGCAAGAGGAACTCCTACGTTATATGAAGACGACACTTTATTGCTTAGATTAAGGCTTAGAACTGCCTTCCTTGCGTTTAGAATCCTCTATGGGTGGAGATTTGTAGAACGTGCTATACATCTCCTAAATGGTGGTGAGTATGTGGCAGTGGACTATGACGACCACATAAAGACTCTCTTAGCCGCGGCTTTGACAGACCCCCGATCTATACGTGTTGTAAAAGAACTGTTGAGATACCTAGCGAGTAATCGTAATATTTTTCATCTCTTCTAG
- a CDS encoding NAD(+)/NADH kinase → MYAVFYRPDLRPLAEEFKRKYGAVELTCDGDYSHVFIFGGDGTLLEALRTRSCILDSVVIHLGMGRVNFYRSSDYTISPDEAIRRVEMGNYRILEFSTLESEDCVVLNEFLVYRRELGRLLSFKLQSDGGEVMGRADGIIVSTPHGASGYVVSTFGPVVDYRANVMVISFIAPFTLYLRPLVVSADSLTIETAEEAVLVCDGRERRRGKSFEIRRGKKKLKLAVFGEFRFLNRVVERLKSL, encoded by the coding sequence GTGTATGCAGTATTTTACAGACCTGATTTAAGGCCTTTGGCCGAGGAGTTTAAGAGGAAATACGGCGCTGTGGAGTTGACATGCGATGGTGATTATAGCCATGTGTTCATCTTCGGCGGAGATGGTACACTACTTGAGGCGTTGCGTACACGTTCTTGTATCTTAGACTCAGTAGTTATACACTTAGGCATGGGGAGGGTTAACTTCTATAGGAGCTCTGATTATACAATTTCTCCTGATGAAGCCATAAGGAGGGTGGAGATGGGAAATTACAGAATTCTAGAGTTTTCAACTCTTGAGTCTGAGGATTGCGTAGTACTTAATGAGTTTTTAGTTTATAGGAGGGAACTTGGGAGACTCCTCAGTTTTAAGTTGCAGAGCGATGGCGGGGAAGTAATGGGAAGAGCCGATGGAATAATTGTGTCTACCCCCCATGGCGCCTCTGGCTATGTTGTTTCTACTTTTGGCCCAGTTGTTGATTATCGTGCCAACGTCATGGTGATATCATTTATAGCCCCATTTACGCTATATCTTCGACCTCTTGTAGTATCTGCTGACAGTCTCACTATAGAGACTGCAGAAGAGGCTGTGCTTGTGTGTGACGGTAGGGAAAGACGACGTGGGAAGAGTTTTGAAATTAGGAGGGGAAAGAAGAAACTCAAACTCGCTGTCTTTGGAGAGTTTCGGTTTCTTAATAGAGTTGTGGAGAGGTTAAAAAGTCTATGA
- a CDS encoding HD domain-containing protein: MQYKKAIRDPIHGFIKLTEEEVKLIDGEPFIQRLRYVKQLGFVYLVYPTATHTRFDHSLGVMHIATLIGERVLNITGDFDEDALRHLRVAALLHDIGHLPFSHSFEVLTRELLHMASKRGCIDIDIAQFDVSKPHEVTTKLLIEKIAPKLSELGYDPKLIESLLFKEDRRYSLLSYILSGVLDADRLDYIMRDMYFTGAAVGTSFTHIDLERIIENLEVVDGRFQFNEKARVNLEGYLITRYNLYRHVYLHHKTVLFTEVARNIVADNIARCTEGIGDEIICQYLCDLARFIAGQLNEEELWKATDDYFISVFTRDTRFRDLLSRKPLQYIPLWKREKDFIEIFKDPGRLNETIDKLGPLHWALVDRLKKKLVERLNVELGEFEKCRLSYDDVLISYVSFDPYAEDLYITTAMGPIAISKISPLVEAINEAWKRAPHIFLYVKKDVFKKCGNYAVESLKSVLEPLMDLTVRRILA, from the coding sequence ATGCAGTATAAAAAAGCGATTAGAGACCCTATACATGGATTTATAAAACTTACAGAAGAGGAGGTGAAACTGATAGACGGCGAACCGTTTATACAAAGGCTGAGATATGTAAAACAGCTTGGCTTTGTCTATTTGGTCTATCCTACTGCTACACATACTAGGTTTGACCACAGCCTGGGGGTTATGCATATAGCGACTTTGATAGGCGAGAGAGTCCTTAATATAACCGGCGATTTTGATGAGGATGCACTTAGACATCTCCGTGTCGCAGCGTTATTACACGACATAGGCCATCTCCCCTTTTCTCACTCCTTTGAGGTGTTAACAAGAGAGTTATTACATATGGCGTCTAAGAGAGGTTGTATTGATATAGATATAGCACAGTTTGACGTAAGTAAACCACATGAGGTGACTACTAAACTTCTTATAGAAAAGATAGCACCTAAGCTTTCTGAATTGGGCTATGATCCCAAACTCATAGAGAGTCTACTCTTCAAAGAAGATAGGAGATACTCATTGTTGAGTTATATATTATCTGGAGTGTTAGATGCCGATAGATTAGACTATATAATGCGCGATATGTACTTTACAGGCGCTGCCGTGGGCACAAGTTTTACACATATAGACCTCGAGAGAATTATTGAAAACCTAGAGGTCGTCGATGGTAGATTTCAATTTAACGAGAAAGCCAGAGTAAATCTAGAGGGCTATCTCATAACTAGGTATAACCTTTATAGGCATGTGTATCTTCATCACAAAACTGTCTTATTTACAGAGGTTGCACGTAACATAGTGGCGGACAATATTGCAAGATGTACAGAGGGTATAGGCGACGAAATCATATGCCAATATCTCTGCGATCTCGCACGTTTTATCGCGGGCCAGCTTAACGAAGAGGAGCTATGGAAAGCTACAGACGATTACTTCATATCTGTATTCACTCGCGATACGAGATTTAGAGATCTTCTCTCTAGAAAGCCGCTCCAATATATTCCCTTGTGGAAAAGAGAAAAGGACTTTATAGAGATTTTTAAAGACCCCGGCAGACTCAACGAGACGATTGACAAGCTAGGGCCGTTGCATTGGGCTTTAGTAGATAGGCTGAAGAAGAAGCTTGTAGAAAGGCTAAATGTAGAACTCGGGGAATTTGAAAAGTGCAGACTCTCTTATGACGATGTTTTAATTTCATACGTAAGCTTTGACCCATATGCCGAGGATCTGTATATAACAACAGCCATGGGTCCCATAGCTATTTCAAAAATCTCGCCACTTGTAGAAGCTATTAATGAGGCGTGGAAAAGGGCGCCGCATATTTTTCTCTATGTTAAAAAAGACGTATTCAAAAAGTGTGGAAACTACGCTGTCGAAAGCCTAAAGTCTGTGTTAGAACCTTTAATGGATCTTACAGTAAGGAGGATCTTAGCCTAG
- a CDS encoding RsmD family RNA methyltransferase: MGPVIVPVISRWQIEDLYNKRDVVSFDLERSKSPVRYVGNAARFSYNGIEYEISLDELPDVDEESCEVYALIEDKWRELSIAGARFYKLCVFNRGWAPTLMIDGITMHSVLENPLTITAYKIEKARGRVFECCTGLGYTTIEALKKGARHIITVELDTNVLTLAMFNPYSRELWSPQVDIAVGDCISFAETLRDGAFDYIIHDPPRLSYATQRLYSESLYRDFYRLLRRGGGLFHYVSQSGMKYRGLNPYRGVVERLKRTGFVIEKVKEGYGIYARKR, from the coding sequence GTGGGTCCTGTAATAGTGCCTGTCATATCTAGGTGGCAAATAGAGGATTTGTACAATAAACGTGATGTCGTGTCGTTTGACCTAGAGAGGTCAAAAAGCCCAGTGAGATATGTTGGCAACGCCGCCCGTTTCTCTTACAACGGGATTGAATATGAGATTTCTCTTGACGAACTGCCTGACGTAGATGAAGAAAGTTGTGAGGTCTATGCTTTGATAGAAGACAAATGGCGTGAATTATCTATAGCGGGGGCGCGTTTTTATAAACTGTGTGTGTTTAACAGAGGGTGGGCCCCTACGTTGATGATAGATGGAATAACTATGCACAGCGTGTTGGAAAACCCACTGACAATTACGGCGTATAAAATCGAAAAGGCGCGGGGGCGCGTTTTTGAATGTTGCACAGGGCTGGGCTATACGACGATAGAGGCCTTGAAAAAAGGCGCGAGACACATAATTACTGTAGAGCTAGACACAAACGTACTGACTCTTGCAATGTTTAACCCATATAGCAGAGAACTATGGTCTCCGCAAGTCGATATAGCCGTGGGCGATTGTATCTCTTTTGCTGAAACACTTAGAGATGGTGCATTTGACTATATAATACACGACCCGCCGCGGCTTAGTTATGCAACACAACGGCTCTATTCAGAATCTCTATATAGAGATTTTTATAGGCTGTTAAGAAGAGGCGGAGGGCTCTTTCATTATGTGAGTCAGAGCGGTATGAAATATAGGGGGTTAAACCCGTACAGAGGAGTCGTTGAAAGGTTGAAACGCACAGGCTTTGTCATAGAGAAAGTAAAGGAGGGCTATGGTATATATGCAAGAAAACGCTAG
- a CDS encoding ASCH domain-containing protein → MKREVNLGPYLRFKQKYLDDVLSGRKRVTVRYGVVKPRFNLVYIVCCNEIYAEAFITKVYYTKLGKLGEDVVVAEGFKSKEELFTELKEIYGEVNENELVSVIYFTVVRRYNAPVPLSHLQKR, encoded by the coding sequence GTGAAGAGAGAAGTTAATCTAGGGCCTTACTTACGCTTTAAACAGAAGTATTTAGACGACGTGCTTTCAGGCAGAAAACGCGTAACAGTTAGATACGGAGTAGTAAAACCCCGCTTTAACCTTGTGTATATTGTATGTTGTAATGAGATATACGCTGAAGCATTTATAACTAAAGTCTACTACACTAAACTAGGGAAATTGGGCGAGGATGTAGTAGTAGCAGAGGGTTTTAAATCAAAAGAAGAGCTCTTCACAGAGCTGAAGGAGATATATGGAGAAGTTAACGAAAACGAACTAGTTTCTGTTATTTATTTCACAGTTGTCAGACGATACAACGCCCCTGTTCCTCTTTCACATCTACAGAAAAGGTGA
- a CDS encoding PIN domain-containing protein, which produces MNCFVLDASAFIHGRDLRIFSGILYTTREVAEELKDPRAQAVLDILHIEVVEVDEKRIRDIVKKFSHLSRADASLIVLALEKGCVLVTDDSGLATVAKKLGIKVEGVFYRRSQR; this is translated from the coding sequence ATGAATTGTTTTGTACTAGACGCTTCAGCGTTTATACATGGCAGAGACTTGAGAATATTTTCTGGCATATTGTATACAACTAGAGAGGTGGCGGAGGAGTTGAAAGACCCCAGAGCCCAAGCTGTTCTAGACATCTTGCATATAGAAGTCGTAGAAGTAGATGAGAAGAGAATAAGAGATATCGTAAAAAAATTTAGCCACCTCTCTCGTGCAGACGCTTCGTTAATTGTCCTGGCCTTAGAGAAGGGATGTGTTCTTGTCACTGACGACAGCGGATTAGCTACCGTTGCTAAAAAATTAGGTATAAAAGTGGAGGGTGTCTTCTACAGGAGGTCGCAGAGATAG
- a CDS encoding tyrosine--tRNA ligase, translating to MDIEERISLVLKYPTEEVITVEELRELFQSGYKLNHYIGFEISGFIHIGTGVVSMSKVVDLQKAGVKTQVFLADIHSWLNNKLGGDLDIIRKVAVTYYVETFKKIIEVLGGDPDATRFILGSELYHHNDEYWLLLMDITRHLTLSQVRHSLTILGRKMGESIPLAYLVYPPLQVADVFALEAHIPHGGIDQRRAHILARQVADKIRFYPLKVDGKRIKPVALHHKLLPALNITSKPSSREELSEMKMSKSIPQSAIFVHDSPDEIRQKIAKAYCPPRDTEYNPVLELLRISAFREKRKTPLVIKRPAQYGGDLEVWSYEELEALYRDGRVHPADLKTATSEALITLLEPVYRYFQGPGAKLLEEMKNITITR from the coding sequence ATGGATATTGAAGAGAGAATATCCCTAGTCTTAAAATATCCCACTGAAGAGGTTATTACAGTTGAAGAGCTCAGAGAGCTGTTTCAAAGTGGCTACAAATTAAACCATTATATTGGATTTGAAATAAGCGGGTTTATCCACATAGGGACTGGAGTTGTCAGTATGTCAAAAGTAGTAGACTTACAGAAGGCGGGTGTGAAAACGCAGGTTTTCCTAGCTGATATACATTCTTGGCTTAATAATAAGCTAGGCGGCGATTTAGACATCATAAGAAAAGTCGCAGTTACATACTATGTTGAGACATTTAAGAAGATTATTGAGGTGTTAGGCGGCGATCCCGACGCCACCAGGTTTATACTTGGATCAGAATTGTACCATCATAATGACGAATATTGGCTTTTGCTGATGGATATAACGCGACATTTGACGCTGTCGCAAGTAAGACACAGTTTAACAATCTTGGGGAGAAAAATGGGGGAGTCCATACCGCTTGCTTATCTAGTGTATCCGCCCCTCCAAGTAGCCGACGTTTTTGCACTAGAGGCGCATATACCACATGGCGGTATTGACCAACGGAGAGCGCATATACTCGCGCGACAGGTAGCAGACAAAATAAGGTTCTACCCCCTGAAGGTAGATGGGAAGAGAATTAAGCCTGTGGCGCTACACCATAAGTTACTGCCTGCGCTTAATATTACATCAAAACCTAGTAGCAGAGAGGAGCTTAGTGAGATGAAGATGTCCAAGAGTATTCCACAGAGCGCGATTTTTGTTCACGATAGTCCAGATGAAATACGGCAGAAGATAGCTAAGGCTTATTGCCCGCCGCGCGATACCGAATACAATCCTGTACTAGAACTCCTTCGTATATCTGCATTTCGCGAAAAAAGGAAGACGCCGCTTGTTATAAAACGCCCCGCGCAATATGGTGGCGATTTAGAAGTATGGAGTTACGAAGAGTTAGAGGCGTTATACCGTGATGGCAGAGTACACCCCGCTGATTTAAAGACTGCGACAAGCGAGGCGCTTATTACTCTTCTTGAGCCTGTCTATAGATACTTCCAAGGGCCTGGCGCTAAGTTACTAGAAGAGATGAAAAATATTACGATTACTCGCTAG
- a CDS encoding phosphatidate cytidylyltransferase → MSKFSELRALLARKIFHVIFVLLLAVPVFAQIPAEPYIAFLAFVSGIVYSIQVKKPYMWEEFRQNFFRTIEEIFDRLEILLPLDKPELKTQYQNAVRQLEQLIVTAERDYEKRHGYLGILMGAVGFLITLTIFGSSHITVSLVSMAVYDAISAIAGTVFGGKRALGKLTIWGTFSGAICNILALTAVGVPPLKATVITIFVVIADALSYEDNLTIPIAAAAGSYLCDLL, encoded by the coding sequence ATGTCGAAGTTTTCAGAGCTACGCGCTCTTCTCGCCAGGAAGATTTTTCACGTTATTTTTGTATTACTTTTGGCGGTGCCGGTATTTGCCCAAATCCCCGCAGAGCCCTATATTGCATTTCTCGCTTTTGTAAGTGGGATAGTGTATTCAATACAAGTAAAAAAACCGTATATGTGGGAGGAGTTTCGACAAAACTTCTTCAGGACTATAGAAGAGATTTTCGACAGACTAGAGATATTACTACCGCTAGACAAGCCGGAGCTTAAGACACAGTATCAAAACGCTGTGAGACAGCTAGAACAACTTATAGTAACGGCGGAACGCGACTACGAAAAGAGACATGGGTATCTGGGCATACTCATGGGCGCTGTCGGATTCTTAATCACTCTAACAATATTTGGAAGTTCTCACATTACCGTCTCGCTTGTGAGCATGGCTGTTTATGACGCCATTAGCGCCATAGCGGGAACTGTGTTTGGTGGAAAAAGAGCACTTGGCAAATTAACTATATGGGGGACCTTTTCTGGCGCTATCTGCAACATCTTGGCTCTTACCGCTGTTGGAGTACCTCCGCTCAAAGCTACTGTAATCACAATATTTGTAGTAATTGCCGATGCACTTAGTTATGAAGATAATTTGACAATACCTATCGCCGCTGCCGCCGGCTCCTATCTCTGCGACCTCCTGTAG
- a CDS encoding ATP-grasp domain-containing protein, with translation MDVAIVAESQTPDEPTRDIYFETKRRGLSVRYIPIQRLSVRIADGNAVVETRGGRVDASVVVIRGIGYVIDSSTFMRRVSILKILEREGTVTINPVDALLSCRNKLETIYLLSKAGVPVPPTAVTEDLYYGYITAKDMGKVVLKPIQGSRGFGAMMFEDPEQAFQVMRTLLITRNPLYIQKYVEKPNRDIRIIVVDGRPIGCMYRVSTTWKTNIAQGAVGVPCKITPELEEIAVKATNAIGLIYSGVDIGEGREGYVVFEVNASPDWRGFKQATGVNPAVHLVDYIQRILKK, from the coding sequence ATGGACGTAGCTATAGTCGCCGAATCTCAGACGCCTGACGAACCTACTAGAGACATATATTTTGAGACGAAGAGACGGGGGCTTTCTGTACGCTACATACCTATACAAAGACTCTCTGTAAGAATAGCCGATGGCAACGCCGTTGTTGAAACTCGAGGAGGACGTGTCGATGCATCTGTAGTTGTAATAAGGGGTATCGGCTATGTAATAGATTCAAGCACATTTATGAGGAGGGTATCTATACTGAAGATTTTAGAAAGAGAAGGTACCGTAACTATAAATCCTGTAGATGCATTACTAAGCTGTAGAAATAAGCTAGAGACAATATATCTCTTAAGTAAAGCCGGCGTGCCGGTGCCGCCTACTGCTGTCACCGAAGATCTCTATTATGGGTATATCACAGCCAAAGATATGGGAAAGGTGGTTTTGAAGCCTATTCAAGGCAGTAGGGGGTTTGGCGCCATGATGTTTGAAGATCCAGAGCAAGCTTTTCAGGTAATGAGAACTCTATTAATTACGCGGAACCCCCTCTACATCCAGAAGTATGTCGAAAAGCCTAATAGAGATATCAGAATTATAGTCGTAGATGGGAGACCCATAGGCTGTATGTATAGAGTGTCTACGACTTGGAAGACAAATATAGCACAGGGAGCTGTAGGCGTGCCGTGTAAAATCACGCCTGAGCTAGAGGAGATAGCTGTAAAAGCGACTAACGCAATCGGGCTTATATACTCTGGCGTAGACATAGGAGAGGGGAGAGAAGGGTATGTGGTATTTGAAGTTAACGCAAGTCCGGACTGGAGAGGCTTTAAGCAAGCAACTGGGGTAAATCCAGCAGTACATCTTGTTGATTACATACAGCGCATATTAAAGAAATAA
- a CDS encoding DUF371 domain-containing protein gives MEFTKDPYVTKRGDCIVACCAEKAAGELKPEVLNALALDGVVVIMIEIGNTLDIVVGETPRAIPTSLWRIVVRKSRYVDEATVAIAVNKAAADLNKTLVAMLKRGVPVKITVGVCLQRDF, from the coding sequence CTGGAGTTTACAAAAGACCCCTATGTTACAAAACGCGGCGATTGTATCGTAGCTTGTTGCGCCGAGAAAGCCGCAGGAGAGCTAAAGCCGGAGGTTCTTAATGCCTTAGCTTTAGACGGCGTAGTTGTAATCATGATAGAAATTGGAAACACACTAGATATAGTCGTAGGCGAAACCCCTCGTGCGATTCCCACATCTCTATGGCGCATAGTGGTGAGAAAAAGCAGATATGTAGACGAGGCCACAGTTGCTATCGCAGTAAATAAGGCGGCGGCCGACTTGAACAAGACGTTGGTGGCTATGTTAAAGAGGGGTGTCCCTGTTAAAATCACAGTTGGCGTTTGTTTACAGCGAGATTTTTAA
- a CDS encoding aminopeptidase P family protein yields the protein MNNLKKLVKAFADNYDYLVLTKSPNLAYAVGMPDAVGLLLELNTGFSTLYVSRLDYTRAKAIAQVDKVVAISSTEMPPRRPGEELVIVKNFAEFIKEISKGKRVASDNKELGVDVSESIAELRAIKENWEVELIKEALRITEGVYRKLSEKELIGMRERDVAALIYKWFVEDGADGVAFDPIVASGPNGAYPHYRFGDRKISYGDYIVIDIGAKRGVYCSDMTRTFTTGHTGVLKDAIYAVYEAIKAAEKTAREGVSAADVDKAARDVIAEYGFSQYFIHSTGHGVGVEVHERPRLYAASKDVLKRGNIITIEPGVYIEGVGGVRIEDMVYIDSSAIVLNKLPHIL from the coding sequence GTGAATAATCTGAAAAAGCTAGTAAAGGCTTTTGCAGACAATTACGACTACCTTGTTTTAACAAAAAGCCCCAATCTTGCATACGCCGTTGGCATGCCAGATGCCGTAGGCCTACTTCTAGAGTTAAACACCGGGTTTTCTACACTCTATGTATCGCGGCTAGACTATACACGGGCTAAAGCCATAGCACAGGTAGACAAGGTGGTAGCTATATCATCTACAGAGATGCCTCCTAGGAGGCCAGGAGAGGAGTTAGTTATTGTCAAAAACTTTGCCGAATTTATAAAAGAGATCTCAAAGGGGAAGAGAGTGGCGTCTGATAACAAAGAGTTAGGCGTAGACGTCTCTGAAAGTATTGCAGAATTAAGAGCAATTAAGGAGAATTGGGAGGTAGAGCTCATAAAAGAGGCCTTGAGAATCACTGAGGGTGTCTATAGGAAGTTGTCTGAAAAGGAATTAATCGGCATGAGAGAACGCGATGTAGCTGCCTTGATATATAAGTGGTTTGTGGAAGACGGTGCAGACGGCGTCGCCTTCGATCCAATCGTAGCATCGGGGCCTAACGGCGCATATCCGCACTATAGGTTTGGCGATAGGAAGATATCATACGGCGATTATATAGTTATCGACATTGGCGCGAAGAGGGGAGTCTATTGCTCAGATATGACTCGGACATTTACAACAGGACACACAGGGGTGTTAAAAGACGCCATATATGCTGTATATGAAGCTATTAAAGCAGCTGAGAAAACAGCTAGAGAGGGCGTTTCAGCTGCCGATGTAGATAAAGCAGCACGGGATGTAATCGCCGAGTATGGATTTTCTCAATATTTCATTCACTCGACAGGACATGGCGTTGGCGTGGAGGTACATGAGAGGCCTAGACTTTATGCCGCTTCTAAAGACGTTTTAAAAAGAGGCAACATAATCACCATAGAGCCTGGAGTTTACATAGAGGGCGTCGGCGGAGTGAGGATAGAGGATATGGTATATATCGACAGTAGCGCCATAGTCCTCAATAAACTTCCCCACATCCTCTAG